The following proteins come from a genomic window of Diceros bicornis minor isolate mBicDic1 chromosome 4, mDicBic1.mat.cur, whole genome shotgun sequence:
- the ARHGAP29 gene encoding rho GTPase-activating protein 29 — MIAHKQKKTKKKRVLPPGQLSTDATTSEMGLKSVSSNSIFDPDYIKELVKDIRKFSHMLLYLKEAILSDCFKEVIHIRLDELLRVLKSVMNKHQNLNSVDLQNAAEILTAKVKAVNFTEVNEENKNDLFKEVFSSIETLAVTFGNILTNFLMGDVGNDSLLRLPVSRESKSFENVSVESVDSSNEKGNLSPVGLDTVLLKNTDSVELALSYAKTWSKYTKNIVSWVEKKLNLELESTRNIVKLAEATRTNIGLQEFMPLQSLFTNALLNDIESSHLLQQTIGALQANKFVQPLLGRKNEMEKQRKEIKELWKQEQNKMLETETALKKAKLLCMQRQDEYEKAKSSMFRAEEEHLCSSGGLVKNLNKQLEKKRRLEEEALQKVEEANELYKVCVTNVEERRNDLENTKREILTQLRKLVFQCDLTLKAVTVNLFQMQHLQAASLASSLQSLCDSAKLYDPGQEYSEFVKATNSAEEEKVDGNVNKQLTNSPHASGYGPTDSLEDVVRLPDSSSKIEEDRCSNSADITGPSFIRSWTFGMFSDSESTGGSSESRSLDSESISPGDFHRKLPRTPSSGTMSSADDLDEREPPSPSEAGPNSLGTFKKTLMSKAALTHKFRKLRSPTKCRDCEGIVVFQGVECEECLLVCHRKCLENLVIICGHQKLLGKIHLFGAEFTQLARKEPDGIPFILKICASEIENRALCLQGIYRVCGNKIKTEKLCQALENGMHLVDISEFSSHDICDVLKLYLRQLPEPFILFRLYKEFIDLAKEIQLVNEEQETKKDSSEDKKWPNTCIEINRILLKSKDLLRQLPASNFNSLHYLIVHLKRVVDHAEENKMNSRNLGVIFGPSLVRPRPTTAPVTISSLAEYSNQARLVEFLITYSQKIFDGSLQPQDVVVYSTGGVTPQVDQGCLQKPLLSPEERDPEHSMKSLFFSSKEDIRTADSESRIFERAKSFEESERKQNALEKCDACLIDNKVHLLIDQERESASHRMQHVCKTSKPLPLKPGRETNSVERHLPRTKIRPVSLPADRLLLLGSLPNERNGRNMGNVNSDKFCKNPTFEGVNRKDTPTVVCYKFDGFDQQTVQKTGEKQYEQSDLTAKPPMTAPSAFQDRVTTSVRISGEHAVGATQPSKPYTEPARSARQVLERRSSDSCPPAPVRAPRTLQPQHWTTFYKPHAPAGSGRGDEEKPAAASEAGPPGTAPAPQEHALKSVPNSENGSTCAGQPKENSEERDLPDVHPPCQRPRLKRMQQFEDLEDEIPQFV; from the exons CTGTGAACTTCACAGAAgttaatgaagaaaacaaaaacgatCTCTTCAAAGAAGTGTTTTCTTCCATTGAAACCTTGGCTGTTACCTTTGGGAATAT CCTGACAAACTTCCTTATGGGAGATGTAGGCAATGATTCATTACTGCGACTGCCTGTTTCTCGGGAAAGTAAG tcttttgaaaatgtttctgtGGAATCGGTGGACTCATCCAATGAAAAAG gaaaTTTATCTCCTGTGGGACTAGACACCGTGCTGTTAAAGAACACTGACTCTGTAGAATTGGCTTTGTCATATGCTAAAACGTGGTCAAAATATACCAAGAACATAGTTTCATGGGTTGAAAAAAAGCTTAACTTGG AATTGGAGTCCACTAGAAATATTGTCAAGTTGGCAGAGGCAACTAGAACTAACATTGGACTGCAA gAGTTTATGCCACTGCAGTCTCTCTTTACCAACGCTCTTCTTAATGATATAGAGAGCAGTCACCTTTTACAACAAACAATTGGAGCTCTCCAAGCCAACAAATTTGTGCAG CCTCTACttgggaggaaaaatgaaatggaaaaacaaaggaaagaaataaaagaactttggaaacaggaacaaaataaaatg cTTGAAACAGAGACTGCTcttaaaaaggcaaaactgtTATGCATGCAACGTCAAGATGAGTATGAAAAAGCAAAATCTTCCATGTTTCGAGCAGAAGAGGAGCATCTGTGCTCAAGTGGTGGATTAGTAAAAAATCTCAACAAGCAGCTAGAAAAAAAACgaaggctggaggaggaggctcTTCAAAAA GTAGAAGAAGCGAATGAACTCTATAAAGTTTGTGTGACAAATGTTGAAGAAAGACGAAATGATCTAGAAAATaccaaaagagaaattttaacACAACTCCGGAAACTTGTTTTCCAGTGTGATCTTACCCTTAAAGCT GTGACAGTTAACCTCTTCCAGATGCAGCACCTGCAGGCTGCCTCCCTCGCAAGCAGTTTACAGTCTCTCTGTGATAGTGCCAAACTCTATGACCCTGGCCAAGAGTACAGCGAGTTTGTCAAGGCCACAAATTCAgctgaagaagaaaaagttgATGG GAATGTAAACAAACAGTTAACAAATAGTCCCCACGCTTCTGGATATGGACCTACCGACTCTTTGGAGGATGTTGTGCGCCTTCCTGACAGTTCTAGTAAGATTGAAGAGGACAGATGCTCTAACAGTGCAGATATAACAG GTCCTTCTTTTATAAGgtcatggacatttgggatgTTTAGTGACTCTGAGAGCACTGGAGGAAGCAGCGAATCTAGATCTCTGGATTCAGAATCTATAAGTCCAG GAGACTTTCATCGAAAGCTTCCACGAACTCCGTCCAGTGGAACCATGTCTTCTGCAGATGATCTAGATGAAAGAGAGCCACCCTCCCCTTCAGAAGCTG GACCCAATTCCCTTGGAACGTTTAAGAAAACATTGATGTCAAAGGCAGCTCTCACTCACAAGTTTCGTAAATTGAGATCTCCCACGAAATGTAGGGATTGTGAAGGCATCGTAGTATTCCAAGGTGTTGAATGCGAAGAG tgtctccTTGTTTGTCACCGAAAGTGTTTGGAAAATTTAGTAATCATTTGTGGTCATCAGAAACTTCTGGGGAAAATACACTTATTTGGAGCAGAATTCACACAACTTGCAAGAAAGGAACCAGATGGCATCCCTTTTATACTCAAAATATGTGCCTCAGAGATCGAAAATAGAGCCTTGTGTCTACAG GGAATTTATCGTGTAtgtggaaacaaaataaaaactgaaaaactgTGTCAAGCTTTGGAAAATGGAATGCACTTGGTAGACATTTCAGAATTTAGTTCACATGACATCTGTGACGTCCTGAAATTATACCTTCGACAG ctCCCAGAACCATTTATTTTATTCCGATTGTACAAGGAATTTATAGACCTTGCAAAAGAGATTCAACTTGTAAACGAagaacaagagacaaaaaaggatAGCTCTGAGGACAAAAAATGGCCGAATACATGCATAGAAATAAACCGAAttcttctaaaaagcaaagacCTTCTAAGACAATTGCCAGCATCAAATTTTAACAGTCTTCATTACCTCATAGTACATCTTAAGCG AGTCGTAGATCATGCGGAAGAAAACAAGATGAACTCCAGAAATTTGGGAGTGATATTTGGACCAAGTCTCGTTAGGCCAAGGCCCACAACTGCGCCTGTCACCATCTCCTCTCTTGCTGAATATTCAAATCAAGCACGGTTGGTAGAGTTCCTCATTACTTACTCGCAGAAGATCTTCGACGGGTCCCTACAACCACAAGATGTAGTTGTGTATAGTACAGGTGGTGTGACACCCCAGGTTGATCAAGGCTGTCTTCAGAAACCTCTGTTATCACCAGAAGAAAGAGACCCAGAACATTCCATGAAGTCACTATTTTTCTCTTCAAAGGAA GATATCCGTACTGCAGACAGTGAAAGCAGAATTTTTGAACGAGCTAAATCATTTGAGGAATCAGAACGAAAGCAAAATGCATTAGAAAAATGTGATGCATGTCTCATAG ACAACAAAGTGCATTTGCTTATAGACCAAGAGCGTGAATCAGCATCACACAGGATGCAACATGTTTGTAAAACCTCCAAGCCACTTCCTCTGAAACCCGGGAGGGAAACAAATAGTGTTGAGAGGCATCTTCCAAGGACCAAGATTAGACCTGTAAGTTTGCCTGCCGATAGACTACTTCTTCTTGGAAGCCTTCCTAATGAGAGAAATGGCAGAAATATGGGAAATGTAAATTCAGACAAGTTTTGCAAGAACCCTACCTTTGAAGGAGTTAATAGAAAAGACACCCCTACTGTTGTTTGTTACAAATTTGATGGCTTTGACCAGCAAACTGTACAAAAAACTGGGGAGAAACAGTATGAACAAAGCGACCTAACTGCAAAGCCTCCAATGACTGCGCCCAGTGCATTCCAGGACAGAGTGACGACGAGCGTCAGGATCAGCGGGGAGCATGCAGTCGGTGCCACCCAGCCCAGTAAGccgtacacagagccagccaggtCAGCACGACAGGTGTTGGAGAGACGGTCGTCTGACTCGTGCCCTCCTGCTCCTGTCAGAGCACCCAGAACACTGCAGCCCCAGCACTGGACGACGTTTTATAAACCACATGCCCCCGCTGGTAGTGGGAGAGGGGATGAGGAGAAGCCTGCAGCAGCCTCCGAAGCCGGACCTCCTGGCACAGCTCCTGCTCCCCAGGAGCATGCCCTGAAATCAGTTCCAAACTCAGAAAACGGATCAACCTGTGCCGGGCAGCCTAAAGAGAACTCTGAGGAGCGGGACCTGCCTGACGTGCATCCACCATGTCAGAGACCAAGGCTAAAACGAATGCAGCAATTTGAAGACCTTGAAGATGAAATCCCACAGTTTGTGTAG